From Osmerus mordax isolate fOsmMor3 chromosome 7, fOsmMor3.pri, whole genome shotgun sequence:
AGAAATTACTAAATAACATTGCAGAGTTTTAATtattttgttaaaaaaaaaagacaaaaagggaCGTGTCTAGTGGTAGGGAATAGTAGGTTTGAAGATTTATGTTAATCATAAAGATAACATGGATTGAGAAAAGATTTGACCTGAGTGCGAACAGTGTTTCATTGAACCTTTAACAATGTCACTGTTTATTAAAACCCAAAATGTATAGCACAGTAACTGTATAGTTCAACTAGGGGTAGGACAAATCCGGATGAATTTAGGTAGTCACAAGCACTTCAGTAATCCTTATTAATGTTGCATTCCTACCATTTTTCCTTTAAGCAGAGTCTCTCTTAGCAGTATTGTGTGACCTATTGTTCTATTGACAGACAAAGCCACTTTCCCCATCTTACCTATTTGTGTAACTCAGGTAATCCGTCCCATATCAAAAGTGTTTATGCTGTGAATTTACAGGCAAGTATACCTCTAAAATGATTTGTCTGGAGAATTTTCTGTTGTTGAATAAtatcatatatacatatatacataattaTATTCAATAGTATAAGCAGAAAGAGGCTGAAAGAATTTAGGTGTAAATCCGTTAATCAGCCAGACTAATTGAAGAAATTAGGCCAATTTGTCAGGTGGTGTTTAAGAGATTTAGGCTATTCACAATTTAGGGACTCATGACCTTCACACGCAACATGATTAATACGCCAACTTCAACACAGTTGTGTCTTGGGCCTACACCTTTTTAATAAGAATAAAACATGCCATAATGAGCTATTCCTAAACAGAAACACCTTTCACAGGAAGTCCCTTAGTGTAAGGATTAGTGATTTCACATGGACATTCATCCATGCGCCACATTCTAGTTATCTAAGTCACTAAAATTTAATGAATGAGTAGAATGGAAAGGATACAATAAGGAAGTCATGGGTTTGTTTGAtgtggacaaaaagagaaagatgataaggaagaggagagcatgaTTAGGATGATCCTGACTCACAGCATCTCCAGCACCTTTCATTCTGAACTGAATAGTTACGCAGTAATAAACCATATCCTTTTTTTTGTTACTCAAGCAACATATATACTTTCCAATAATCTTTGCATACATAATATGCATGTTCAAGATGGAAATCTTATTTCATTTGCTGACCCACATAAGTAATGCTGTATAGTACATAACTGCTGTAAACATATTCACAAAAGGTGTGTCTAAGCTTGGTAATTAGGAGGGGCAGCAGGCCAGAGGGAGGGGTTAGCTAATTCCATTGGCTGTGAGGCAACAGAGGAGGGAATTTATAAAAGTCTGGCACTACTATGATGTTGGGAAACCAGCCTGACCTACCACCGAGAAAAGGGACATTTCACCAAAAGCAGCGGAATCAAAATGCGGGCAGCTCTTTCAGTGCTGGTGCTGGCCTTGGTTTCATCGGCTGTGGCAAGTGAGTACAAGAACCTGAAGCCTTCCAAACAGACATTCATTTATGCTTCATGGAAACACTCAAACTTACAGGGACAGATACAACCATTCTGCGAGTAAAAATCTTCTGAAAGAGTTTCTCCATATAAATGTGTGCAATCTCTTCGCAAATATATCGTATTCCTTCTTTGTAGGTGAGATTATTATTGTGGCGCAGTGTTCCTGGGCTAGTTGTATGACCAAGGATTATCGAGATCATCAGGTGGTTTTAGTGTCTCATTCATTCCTGTTACTCCATCAAGCATGGGGATGAACTAAAAGGCATGCAGATCACAGGATGACCGCGTGCATCACTCTATGTGCACAATGTTGATATTCACTTATGGGTAAGAAAGGCCCATGTCGATACAATATGAGAGACTTAGCTATCATGATATTAAATACCTTGTAAAACTGTTAAAAAGGCATTTACGTATATGTCCTAGAGTTCATAAGTATTTTACAAATATGAACACATGGACAGTACACATGTTAATGTGCTCAATATGCACTAATATGCAACAGTCTGCCAGGATCAATTTGGTTATTAGAGAGTTTTAAATCCGTCTGTTGTGGTAAGAACATCTGTCAGTTATTCTTACCATATAGGCTCTGGCCACTCTTCATTGTAAACTAATCATGGGGATTATTGCCTGTGATGTGACACAgttttgaaaaaggaaaaaacaaacaataatcCCCTTTGTGCTTAATCCAAAAGCAATCAAGTGCACCCTTAATCTAGGGTTCACTGTACCACTCAGAATACAGGAGCAGGATTGAAAAGGATTGTAGAGTCGTTTGTTGGGGTGACCAGTGGTTTACCGGTCAAATGTGCATACCATGAAGGATGATGCCTTTCTGCAGGGGCCGGGTTTAAATCCAACCCAgaccatttcctgcatgtcctcctcccctctctctcctacatgtTTCTTGTTACTCTTCACTGTCTGTCCCCAAAAAGGATCAAATGCCCTAAATATATCACAAAACAAAGTGTCAGTTTGTTAGACAAATCTGGGTCATATAGACAAGAGCACCCTCTTTTGGTCTTTGCAAGTAGTAACACACATTTCCCTGCAACTCGATTGGCCAATTCTTTGTGTTATTCAGTAAGAATTTAAGAGATAGGAAAGGTATTCTGTTCCCATTTTCATATCCTCTGTGCTGATATTTTAGAGCCTAAAAACCGTTTCACCCGGTATCCATCATGGAACACCAGAATGTTTCCAATCTGGAAAGACGGGGACCCTCGCTACGCAGACTCTTGGAAAGGTATGCAAAGGTTGCAGGGGTAGTTTGGTCACCATATTAGGCTAACCATGCCTTCACATCCTGTTTTTCCTATGATTTAAATGTCTGTCCTCCATCAGGTGGGCATGTTAAATTCATTGTGGGAAACGATGCACCAACCCTGACTGGCGCCAAGGTTACCTTCACCATTGACCTGGAATTCCCTCACAACCAGAAGATTATGCCCAGTGGAGAGGTGGTGTGGGCCCAGGACTGCACAGTCAACGGTGAGCCCCGCCCTTATTGTTTTAGGCTTTCCCTTTCACCACAATGTTTCACTTAGATTGTTGCCTTAACCCATGTTTGTTACAGGAACTAACTACCGTGAGTCGGAGCCCGTGTAcccaacacagaacacagagtgGAAAGGAATCTTTCCTGATGGTACTCCGTTTAAAAAAGACAAGCAGCCAAGCTATGTGTTTGTCTGGAAGACCTGGGGTAAGAATAGCAAcagcttttcttttttacatttaaataatatCTTTGTTAATTAATCATTGCAGAAATACTTTAAATAATCAATATGCTCTATTTTAGTTGGTGAAGTAGTgtgctttccttttctctcccagaTCAGTACTGGCAAGTGTCTGacggcccctcctcctccctgaccaTCAGCACAGACAACGTCCCTCTGGGCTCCTACACTGTGGACATTGTCATCTACCACTACCGCAGCAAGGAGAAGTTCATCCCTCTGGGCTACGCCTCCACTGAGTTCTCCATCACTGGTCAGAGTCAGGCCTCCAGACAAGTCATCCAGACTTGATCAATCTCTGATTCGTCCAGATGAGAACAACGGGATTATGCATTTGACAGTTTTTTTCGTCTTCCATCAGATCAAATCCCCTTTGCTGTCTCTTTGACGCAAGTGAATGACATCGACGAGGCCGACTTGAGATTTGTCCAGAACAGGGCTATCGCCTTCAGTGTCTCTCTACATGACCCCAGCCAGTACCTGAGCAATGCTGACATCACCTACAACTGGGATTTTGGAGACAACAGTGGGGCCCTCATCTCCCGGGAGCTGACGGTCACACACACCTATGTGTCGTCTGGCTCCTTCAGGCCCAAGGTGGTGGTGCAGGCTGTCATCCCTGACATTAGATGTGTCACCCCGGCCAACACCCCCACCGTCAACTCTGTCACCTTACTGCCCCCCGGGCCATATGCAGATATGGCTTCCACAGGTTGGCAATCATTTGTTTTGATCTTAAAGGTATCTGCAACTCCTTCATTGATTCCTAGCATAAAGTCATGTATACGacatgcactgtgtgtgtatgtaaggaaAGAAGAAACATGTCATGTGGATTCCCTCCTCCAGCGAGCGCTCCAGCCGACGCCTCTGCTGCTCCGGTGCTGTCCTCCCAGAGGACTGTGTTCAGCCTGGACGTGGGCCCGACAGCGCCAACAGAGATGGACTCTGAGGAGGATGTGACCGAGGACGAGGCTTCCAGCACatctgctgctcctgctgctcaGGATGCAGTCCAGCTGGTCCAGACACCCTCTCCAATCAACCCTGGCGTCCCTACCGGCCCTGCCTTGGCCCCAGCAGCCTCCAAGGCTCTGGAGATGGCAGGCGGAGAGGCTGTGACTGCTGGTATGTCTGGCTGATAGTTAGAATGATTCGAGCTGGATTGTGTTGAACGGTAGGGTATCCAAGGCCTTGTTGCTTTCTCATTAAAGATCGGGCAGCGACGAAGACAGGCCCAGGTCCTTCAGTGGTGGTTGCGAAGCGTGATGCAAATGACCCACCATCTGATGATGACTGTGTGATTTATCGCTATGGGTCCTTCTGTACTGGGATTGACGTTGTTGGTGAGTTCTCAATCAGTGCTATAAGACAGAGTTTCTAGACTCAGACTAGTCCTGGATAACATCAACAAAGGTTCTCCCTTGATGTAGAAAAGCCTTGTGTTAATAAAATTGTTACATTCTGTCATAGACTTGCACTCAAAACCTCTTAGTTAATTATTGCACTGACAACACATGTTTTTTTCACGTTTTTTTCTTTGCTAAGAGGGCATTGAGAGTGTGGAGATCGTCCAAGTGAGCAACACTGTGTTAAAGACCCCCGAGGCTGAGAAGAATGTGGTTGATCTTACCATTACCTGTGCAGGAAGGTGAGCAACAGCTACAGCACTAATCATTtcaccaagcacacacatggTCATGAAAAATTTCGTTTTGTAGTGTTCTGGACACCTTATAACACTGGTCTGTTCCCTAGCCACCCAACAGAGGTGTGCAGTGTGGTGCTGGATGCTGATTGCATGAGGCCAGTCCACACAGAGTGCAATGCAGTGGCTCCCTCTCCAGAGTGCCAGCTGGTTCTGCGCCACTTCTTCAAAAACTCAGGTGTCTACTGCATCAACGTGTCAATGACCAACGACTTCAGTCTGGCCGTCACGAGCGCTAGGGTGAACGTCGACATGGGTATGTTGTCCATCTTACGTGTTTGCCATAGTAAATCAATACTTTGTCAGCTTGCACTGAGATAGAGCTCTCTTCACCAAAACAGTTGTGCTTTTCTTTCCTGTCAGGGAGTTCTAGATTTCTGATTCATTGTTTCCTGGGTTGCAggttctgctctctcttcatctgCTACTGTGGCCATGATGGGCATGCTGGGGGTCCTGATTGTAGCTCTCACAGTAGGGACAGTAGCGCACACTTACAAGTAAGGTCGCCCTTGAAGATAACTTCCACACAATTGCAATGTATTTTCTAAACTAAAACAATTTCAAGCAAATGTAACATATAGCAAGTGTCTAACTGTATATCATATTTTTAGGCACAGACATTTCAATAGTGAGTCTGAGAAGTCTCGGGTTAGCCAGGGACGGACCTGTGTTCCCGGGATGTTCTGGAATTGTCTGGGTCGACGGTCAGCTGTAGACAACTGCCCTCTTCTCCAAGACAGGCTAGTGTGAATCATCCTCCCACAACATCCAAGAAACAACAACCAAGAAACATCTTATTTGCACAGTTGGACATGTGACAtgttttttatacatttttatacatgtttttttttctgtatcAAAGTTCATCTATGTGTGTGACCAATTTTATTTCACATTTCAATATACACTTAAGTGATCTTTTCGTAAAGCTTATTTTATGATTATGATTACACCTACCCAACTTCATCTATTTTTGCATGACTAGTAGGATTATGGTGCATTCTGAAACTGTGGGAAACCCCTTTGGTGTCATATTTTTAAGTGTGCTTTTCCCCTTAAATTCTACTTAACAAACTGGCGTATTTTCTGTTTATGAAGATGACTGTGTTCAAACTTGTAAACAAGAGCTACTTAAGGGTTTAAACAGAATACAAAATTCTCCTCTTTAATCAGTAACATATTTAATTACTTTATGAACTGAATGGTCTTGTCTTCTGATGGAGGAACTGATAATACAGACTCATTATGGTGAGTATAATCCATAGAATAACAAATGATGAACATCAAATAGACAAAATGCCAACATCTATTCATTTTTATGACGTatcaatcaaaatcaaatcatgCAGTCTGACAAAGGCTTGTCTCCGATTCCATTTCaatactcctctccctcctcctccccctcaccctcaatGGAGTcgacccccacctcctcataaTCCTTCTCCAGAGCTGCCATGTCCTCTCTGGCCTCAGagaactctccctcctccatgcccTCACCCACATACCAGTGCACAAAGGCACGTTTAGCATACATCAGGTCAAACTTGTGGTCAAGCCGAGCCCAGGCCTCAGCAATAGCTGTGGTGTTGCTCAGCATGCACACAGCCCTCTGGACCTTGGCCAGGTCTCCACCAGGGACCACTGTGGGGGGCTGGTAGTTGATGCCGACCTTGAAACCAGTTGGGCACCAGTCAACAAACTGGATAGACCTTTTGGTCTTGATGGTGGCAATGGCAGCATTGACATCTTTGGGCACCACATCGCCACGGAACAGAAGGCAGCAGGCCATGTACTTTCCATGGCGAGGGTCACATTTAACCATCTGATTGGCAGGCTCAAAGCAGGCGTTGGTGATTTCAGATACAGAGAGCTGCTCATGGTAAGCTTTCTCTGCTGAGATAACTGGAGCATAGGTGGCCAGAGGGAAATGGATACGGGGATAGGGCACCAAGTTGGTCTGGAACTCTGTCAGATCAACATTGAGGGCACCATCAAAACGAAGGGAAGCGGTGATGGAGGAAACTATTTGACTAATGAGCCTGTTGAGGTTGGTGTAGGTAGGACGCTCAATGTCGAGGTTCCTACGGCAGATATCATAGATGGCCTCATTGTCCACCATGAAGGCACAGTCAGAGTGCTCcagggtggtgtgggtggtcAGGATGGAGTTGTAGGGCTCCACCACAGCTGTGGACACCTGGGGAGCTGGGTAGATGGAGAACTCCAGCTTGGACTTCTTGCCGTAGTCAACAGACAGGCGCTCCATCAGCAGGGAGGTGAAACCAGAGCCAGTTCCACCTCCAAAGCTGTGGAAGACCAGGAAACCCTGAAGGCCTGTGCACTGGTCAGCCTGAGGAGTGGGAACAACAGAAATCAAGGCACAGTTTATTCAGATGATGATAAGGTATAGATTActattgatttaaaaaaaataacccACCAGTTTGCGGATCCTGTCCAGCACCAGGTCAATAATCTCCTTGCCAATGGTGTAGTGTCCACGGGCGTAGTTGTTGGCCGCATCCTCCTTGCCAGTGATGAGCTGCTCAGGGTGGAACAGCTGGCGGTAGGTTCCAGAGCGCACCtcatctgaggagagagaatgacaagTTCATGTAGGGCAGTTAACACAAACCAAAAATAGTTGCTATTTCATTTCACTTCTACTCAATGTATTTTGAAGCAGGGACACAACCTACCAATGACTGTGGGCTCTAGGTccacaaacacagctctgggGACATGCTTCCCAGCTCCAGTCTCACTGAAGAAGGTGTTGAAGgaatcatctcctcctccaaggCTTTTGTCACTGGGCATCTGACCGTCTGGCTGAATCCCATGCTCCAGACAGTAGAGCTCCCAGCAGGCATTTCCAATCTGGACTCCAGCCTGGCCCACGTGGACTGAGATACACTCACGCTGAAGGACAAACAAGAGATGTCATTACTTAGGCTTGATTAGGTGCTTGGTATCACGATGGATAGAACGTTTTCTTGTATGGCCAGTGTATAGGATGTGAGTATGTGAAGTGCTAAGTCAATAGCCATTGAAACCATTTCCAGTCTCCAGACTCTGAGACATTGGATCAGCTCCCTCTATCTGAGATGGGAGGAACTGCACAGGAGGCACCACCCTCTGCTGCAGTCTGCTGAGACAGTGCAATGCAAGACCTCAGTGTACATTAATGGATCCCAGCAATGTGTCTCATCTCTATCTTTTGGATATTGACACATAAGGAATGTTTGACAAAATGATTGTGACAAACATACCAATAGACAAATGGCCTGAAAATGAAAATAAGTATCAATAACATCATACCTTGCTTTATATTTTTACGTTAACAATCTACATTTATGACACCCAAAAATCAACATCCATAGAAAATTGGGCCAACTGTCATGTGGAAAAGGGAATCTGTTTACTGgagtaaataaaacaaaatggaCAGGAGTTGTCTGCCTGAGTCCACACCCAGTCTGCCCCTCCCCACCTACTGACCGCAGGACATCGGGATGGATGTCGATCGCATCCTAAATACTATTATAAATCAACAGTTTGAAACATAATTGGTCAAATTAATATATATGCTGCTTTTCCTTATACAAAAGGGTAAATTGACCTTTCTGCAGTGTCATTAGTTCGACATCGAATATCAATCAGTTCATTGTCTAATCTCAAACAATGGAGCAAATTCCACTGATACCAGTGATAACATATtttcagaagcaaaaataatttAAGGATCAAATATTCCGATAATAATACGGTGTTATCGAAATTTCAGCCAATGTTCCTAACTACCTATTTTCTACCGACTAAAATGGATAGTGTCGTGAAAAATCCCATCTCAACAGAAAACGACCGTAATTATTTCAGACTTACATTGCTGAAAATACTACATGACTTACCATGTTTTCTGAAGAGGTTCGAACAATaagagaaaacaaggaaatacgCAGAGAGATCCTTTTATTTGTGTCTGTTTGAATAGGTGTACTGCCTGTCAGAGGGTCGCTGCAACGACTGCTGTACGGAGGAGGCGGTGCTCCGTAATGTAGGCAAACATTTAGAGTGTTGGAAATGGGCAGTAAATAGACTTAAAACATACACGGAATAATATGTTTGTTTCTTAATAACATAtgcattgttcatcattgtaaTTGTTAACATACACCCTCATAGcatacattctgtgtttgtagtTTAATTTAGTATTACAGTAATCATA
This genomic window contains:
- the pmelb gene encoding premelanosome protein b, whose amino-acid sequence is MRAALSVLVLALVSSAVAKPKNRFTRYPSWNTRMFPIWKDGDPRYADSWKGGHVKFIVGNDAPTLTGAKVTFTIDLEFPHNQKIMPSGEVVWAQDCTVNGTNYRESEPVYPTQNTEWKGIFPDGTPFKKDKQPSYVFVWKTWDQYWQVSDGPSSSLTISTDNVPLGSYTVDIVIYHYRSKEKFIPLGYASTEFSITDQIPFAVSLTQVNDIDEADLRFVQNRAIAFSVSLHDPSQYLSNADITYNWDFGDNSGALISRELTVTHTYVSSGSFRPKVVVQAVIPDIRCVTPANTPTVNSVTLLPPGPYADMASTASAPADASAAPVLSSQRTVFSLDVGPTAPTEMDSEEDVTEDEASSTSAAPAAQDAVQLVQTPSPINPGVPTGPALAPAASKALEMAGGEAVTADRAATKTGPGPSVVVAKRDANDPPSDDDCVIYRYGSFCTGIDVVEGIESVEIVQVSNTVLKTPEAEKNVVDLTITCAGSHPTEVCSVVLDADCMRPVHTECNAVAPSPECQLVLRHFFKNSGVYCINVSMTNDFSLAVTSARVNVDMGSALSSSATVAMMGMLGVLIVALTVGTVAHTYKHRHFNSESEKSRVSQGRTCVPGMFWNCLGRRSAVDNCPLLQDRLV
- the LOC136945551 gene encoding tubulin alpha chain-like isoform X1, whose protein sequence is MRECISVHVGQAGVQIGNACWELYCLEHGIQPDGQMPSDKSLGGGDDSFNTFFSETGAGKHVPRAVFVDLEPTVIDEVRSGTYRQLFHPEQLITGKEDAANNYARGHYTIGKEIIDLVLDRIRKLADQCTGLQGFLVFHSFGGGTGSGFTSLLMERLSVDYGKKSKLEFSIYPAPQVSTAVVEPYNSILTTHTTLEHSDCAFMVDNEAIYDICRRNLDIERPTYTNLNRLISQIVSSITASLRFDGALNVDLTEFQTNLVPYPRIHFPLATYAPVISAEKAYHEQLSVSEITNACFEPANQMVKCDPRHGKYMACCLLFRGDVVPKDVNAAIATIKTKRSIQFVDWCPTGFKVGINYQPPTVVPGGDLAKVQRAVCMLSNTTAIAEAWARLDHKFDLMYAKRAFVHWYVGEGMEEGEFSEAREDMAALEKDYEEVGVDSIEGEGEEEGEEY